One genomic window of Elaeis guineensis isolate ETL-2024a chromosome 2, EG11, whole genome shotgun sequence includes the following:
- the LOC105032531 gene encoding brefeldin A-inhibited guanine nucleotide-exchange protein 5 isoform X1 has product MAGAAGGFVTRSFESMLKECSGKKYATLQTAIQTYLDNMKEINREPAPDEKNHAVTSAGDERADGDEIMHEENAMGGPPSDSAIEEATIKPMENSESLTTALACAGHVLEGRQAELVLQPLRLAFETKNIKLVEPALDCLHKLIAYDHLEGDPGLEGGKNAPLFTDILNMVCGSVDNSSSDSTILQVLKVLLTAVSSTRFRVHGEPLLGVIRVCYNIALNSKSPINQATSKAMLTQMISIIFRRMESDPVSMSSSSVVHTNVASASCANSDHGEISPDDQDEKKITLGDALSMTRTNEASPASFDELQNLAGGADIKGLEAVLDKAVQMEEGKKISRGIDLESMNVGQRDALLLFRTLCKMGMKEESDEVTTKTRLLSLELLQGLLEGVSQSFTKNFHFIDSVKAYLSYALLRAAVSSSAVVFQYATGIFSVLLLRFRESLKGEIGVFFPLIILRSLDSSDGPISQRTSVLRMLEKVCKDPQMLADLFVNYDCDLEAPNLFERMVNALSRIAQGTLSTDPNSVTASQTASTKGSSLQCLVSVLKSLVDWEKLRKQSQKHGSIIQSLEEEVLSRDRLTADESKSREDGLNQFEKAKAHKSTLEAAISEFNRKPAKGIEYLLSNKLVENTPSSVAQFLKNTPSLDKAMIGEYLGQHEEFPLAVMHAFVDSMKFSGLKFDTAIREFLKGFRLPGEAQKIDRIMEKFAERYCADNPGLFKNADTAYVLAYAVIMLNTDAHNPMVWPKMSKSDFIRMNTVSDAEECAPKELLEEIYDSIVKEEIKMKDDISNAAKSRQRPETEERGRLVNILNLALPRRKSVTDTKTESEKIIKQTQALFKNQGAKRGVFHTAQQVELVRPMVEAVGWPLLATFSVTMEEGDNKPRILLCMEGFRAGIHITRVLGMDTMRYAFLTSLVRFTFLHAPKEMRSKNVEALRTLLVLCDMETDALQDTWNAVLECVSRLEFITSTPAIAATVMQGSNQISRDSVLQSLRELTGKPAEQVFVNSVKLPSDSIVEFFTALCGVSAEELKQTPARVFSLQKLVEISYYNMARIRLVWARIWSVLAQHFIAAGSHHEEKIAMYAIDSLRQLGMKYLERAELTNFTFQNDILKPFVILMRNSRNEKIRSLIVDCIVQMIKSKVGSIKSGWRSVFMIFTAAADDDLELIVESAFENVEQVILEHFDQVVGDCFMDCVNCLIGFANNKSSPRISLKAIALLRICEDRLAELLFFQGFIPGGALKPVDAGLETNFDVTEHYWFPMLAGLSDLTLDPRSEVRNCALEVLFDLLNERGHKFSSAFWESIFHRVLFPIFDHVRHAGRDGFVSSGDEWLRETSIHSLQLLCNLFNTFYKEVSFMLPPLLGLLLDCAKKTDQTVVSISLGALVHLIEVGGHQFSDSDWDTLLKSVRDASYTTQPLELLNSLGFENSKNQTGLSKDSDDNRGSSSPSFKGIHHDSNGGGKALDQASLSSDSETSGKNNYPTKLQDNYQETDIQANLEESEGLPSPSGRVQNPAEAASFHRSQTFGRRIMGNMMDNPLIRSFTSKSKSRTDVPLPPSPLKIPDADEPVPDNDDGEENPMMETVRGKCVTQLLLLGAIDSIQVRYWSKLKAPQKIAIMDILLSLLEFAASYNSSSNLRMRMHHIPPERPPLNLLRQEIAGTSIYLEILHKSTTVSDSKSSEYVNSNGVPTERTSTNDANHGEDANAEEKLRCFAEEKLVSFCGQVLKEASDLQPSTGEAASADVHRVLDLRAPVIVKVLKGMCRMDNQIFRKHLREFYPLITRLVCCDQMDVRGALGDLFSKQLTALLP; this is encoded by the exons ATAATATGAAGGAGATAAATCGGGAGCCTGCTCCGGATGAAAAAAATCATGCAGTGACTTCAGCAGGGGATGAGAG GGCTGATGGGGATGAAATCATGCATGAGGAAAATGCTATGGGAGGTCCACCATCAGATTCAGCTATTGAAGAGGCCACTATCAAGCCCATGGAGAATAGTGAATCTCTTACAACAGCTTTAGCATGTGCTGGGCATGTTTTAGAAGGGAGGCAAGCTGAACTTGTCTTACAACCACTTAGGCTTGCATTTGAGACAAAGAACATCAAACTCGTGGAGCCTGCACTTGATTGTCTTCAT AAACTCATTGCTTATGATCATTTAGAAGGTGATCCTGGTCTAGAAGGTGGTAAAAATGCCCCACTGTTTACCGATATTCTTAACATGGTCTGTGGTTCTGTTGATAATTCTTCATCAGACAG TACTATTCTCCAAGTCTTAAAAGTGCTTCTTACTGCCGTGTCATCAACAAGATTCAGAG TGCATGGAGAACCGCTGCTGGGGGTGATCAGAGTTTGCTATAACATTGCCCTCAACAG CAAGAGTCCTATAAATCAGGCAACCTCGAAGGCTATGTTGACCCAAATGATCAGCATTATATTTAGGAGAATGGAATCTGATCCA GTCTCCATGTCATCCAGTAGTGTTGTGCATACCAATGTTGCTTCAGCTAGCTGTGCAAACTCAGATCATGGAGAAATTTCTCCAGATGAccaagatgagaaaaaaatcactCTAGGAGATGCGTTATCCATGACCCGCACAAATGAGGCATCTCCTGCATCTTTTGATGAGCTACAAAACCTGGCTGGTGGTGCTGATATCAAG gGACTAGAGGCTGTACTTGACAAGGCGGTCCAAATGGAGGAAGGGAAAAAAATATCACG TGGTATTGATCTTGAGAGCATGAATGTCGGACAACGTGATGCCCTTTTGTTGTTTCGAACCCTCTGCAAG ATGGGCATGAAGGAAGAGAGTGATGAGGTTACGACGAAGACTAGACTTTTATCTCTTGAGCTTTTGCAG GGTTTACTGGAAGGAGTGAGCCAATCTTTTACCAAAAACTTCCACTTTATCGACTCAGTCAAAGCATATCTTTCTTATGCTTTATTGAGGGCTGCTGTTTCTTCTTCTGCAGTTGTATTTCAG TATGCAACTGGAATCTTCTCAGTGCTTTTGCTGCGTTTCAGAGAAAGTCTTAAG GGAGAAATTGGTGTCTTCTTTCCCTTGATAATCCTGAGGTCCTTGGATAGCTCTGATGGTCCTATCAGTCAAAGAACAAGTGTTCTCCG GATGCTTGAGAAAGTGTGTAAGGATCCACAAATGCTTGCAGACTTATTTGTTAACTATGATTGTGACCTTGAGGCCCCAAACCTTTTTGAGCGCATG GTCAATGccctgtcaagaatagctcaggGAACTCTGAGTACAGATCCCAACTCAGTTACCGCATCTCAAACTGCTTCTACTAAAGGCTCATCTCTtcag TGCCTGGTGAGTGTGCTGAAGTCATTGGTTGATTGGGAGAAACTACGAAAGCAATCTCAAAAGCATGGAAGCATTATCCAGTCacttgaggaagaggttttgaGTAGGGATCGCCTTACTGCTGATGAGTCAAAGAGCCGGGAAGATGGACTCAATCAGTTTGAGAAAGCAAAAGCTCATAAATCGACTTTGGAAGCTGCAATTTCAGAG TTCAATCGTAAACCAGCCAAGGGGATAGAATATTTGTTGTCAAATAAGTTGGTCGAAAATACGCCTTCTTCAGTAGCCCAATTCCTGAAGAATACTCCTAGCTTGGATAAG GCCATGATTGGTGAATATTTGGGTCAGCATGAGGAATTCCCTCTTGCTGTCATGCATGCTTTTGTAGATTCCATGAAGTTTTCGGGTTTGAAGTTTGATACTGCAATTCGCGAATTTCTTAAAGGGTTCAGGCTTCCTGGAGAAGCACAGAAGATTGATCGCATTATGGAGAAGTTTGCTGAGCG TTATTGTGCTGATAATCCAGGGCTTTTTAAGAATGCAGATACTGCATATGTTCTTGCATATGCGGTTATAATGTTGAATACTGATGCACACAATCCAATGGTGTGGCCTAAAATGTCGAAATCCGATTTCATACGTATGAATACTGTAAGTGATGCGGAAGAGTGTGCCCCGAAGGAGCTGCTAGAGGAGATATATGATTCTATTGTCAAGGAAGAGATAAAAATGAAAGATGATATATCTAATGCAGCCAAAAGCAGGCAGAGGCCAGAAACAGAAGAAAGAGGCCGTCTTGTTAATATTCTTAATTTAGCTCTTCCTAGAAGAAAGTCAGTGACTGATACAAAGACAGAGAGTGAAAAAATTATCAAGCAAACACAGGCCCTTTTCAAAAATCAAGGGGCAAAAAGGGGTGTTTTCCACACAGCTCAGCAGGTTGAACTTGTCAGGCCAATGGTGGAGGCTGTAGGATGGCCTTTGCTAGCAACATTTTCGGTCACCATGGAGGAAGGTGACAATAAGCCAAGGATTCTTCTTTGCATGGAAGGATTCAGAGCTGGTATACATATCACACGTGTTCTTGGGATGGATACCATGCGTTATGCTTTTTTGACATCCCTAGTTCG ATTTACATTTTTACATGCTCCGAAGGAAATGCGTAGTAAAAATGTGGAAGCATTACGAACCCTGCTTGTTCTATGTGACATGGAAACTGATGCCTTACAGGATACTTGGAATGCTGTCTTGGAATGTGTTTCAAGGCTAGAATTTATCACTTCAACCCCAGCAATTGCTGCAACAGTGATGCAGGGTTCGAATCAAATATCAAGGGATTCAGTTCTTCAATCTCTCAGAGAGTTAACTGGAAAACCTGCTGAGCAAGTGTTTGTAAATAGCGTGAAGTTGCCTAGTGATTCCATTGTAGAGTTCTTCACTGCTCTCTGTGGTGTGTCTGCTGAAGAATTGAAACAAACACCTGCCCGTGTCTTTAGCTTACAGAAGCTTGTTGAGATAAGCTACTACAATATGGCTCGCATACGCCTG GTGTGGGCCAGAATATGGTCTGTTTTGGCTCAGCATTTCATTGCAGCTGGGAGTCACCACGAGGAAAAGATTGCTATGTATGCTATTGATTCATTGAGGCAGCTTGGTATGAAGTATTTGGAGCGAGCTGAACTCACCAACTTCACCTTCCAGAATGATATTCTGAAACCATTTGTTATTCTTATGCGTAATAGTCGCAACGAGAAAATTCGCAGCCTGATTGTTGATTGCATTGTTCAG ATGATCAAATCAAAGGTAGGTAGTATAAAATCAGGTTGGCGAAGTGTTTTCATGATCTTCACTGCAGCTGCTGATGATGATCTTGAATTAATTGTTGAAAGTGCATTCGAAAATGTTGAACAGG TTATCTTGGAacactttgatcaggttgttggCGACTGCTTTATGGATTGTGTCAATTGTCTCATTGGTTTCGCCAATAACAAAAGCTCTCCCCGGATAAGCTTGAAGGCTATTGCTCTTCTCCGTATTTGTGAAGATCGCCTTGCAGAG CTCTTGTTTTTTCAGGGATTTATTCCTGGTGGAGCCCTTAAACCAGTTGATGCTGGTCTAGAGACAAATTTTGATGTGACTGAACATTACTGGTTTCCAATGTTGGCTGGCTTATCTGATTTAACACTAGATCCTAGATCAGAAGTTCGAAACTGTGCGCTTGAGGTGCTATTTGATTTGCTGAATGAGAGAGGTCACAAATTTTCTTCAGCTTTCTGGGAGAGCATTTTTCATCGTGTACTTTTTCCTATATTTGATCATGTGCGGCATGCTGGAAGGGATGGTTTTGTTTCTTCCGGAGATGAATGGCTTCGTGAAACTAGCATCCATTCACTTCAGTTGCTCTGCAACCTGTTTAATACGTTCTATAAG GAGGTCTCTTTCATGCTTCCACCTTTGCTGGGTTTACTGCTGGATTGTGCCAAGAAGACAGATCAAACTGTTGTTTCAATTTCTCTTGGAGCTTTAGTGCACCTCATAGAAGTTGGGGGCCATCAGTTCAGTGACAGTGATTGGGATACTTTACTAAAGAGCGTTAG AGATGCATCGTACACGACTCAACCCCTTGAGCTTCTCAATTCGTTAGGATTTGAGAACTCAAAGAACCAAACAGGACTTTCAAAAGATTCGGATGACAACAGAGGCAGCAGCAGTCCCTCTTTTAAGGGCATCCATCATGATAGCAATGGAGGAGGAAAAGCCTTGGATCAAGCATCTTTAAGTTCTGACAGTGAGACTTCTGGAAAGAATAACTATCCAACAAAATTGCAGGACAATTATCAAGAAACAGATATCCAAGCTAACTTGGAGGAATCCGAAG GTCTTCCATCACCATCAGGAAGGGTGCAAAATCCTGCTGAAGCTGCTAGCTTCCATCGGAGTCAAACATTTGGCCGAAGGATAATGGGGAATATGATGGACAATCCTTTGATAAGAAGTTTCACTTCCAAATCAAAGAGTCGTACAGATGTTCCTCTGCCACCTTCACCTTTGAAG ATCCCTGATGCTGATGAGCCTGTTCCTGataatgatgatggtgaagagaaCCCAATGATGGAGACGGTCAGGGGAAAATGTGTCACTCAACTACTACTATTAGGTGCCATTGATAGTATACAG GTAAGATACTGGAGCAAGTTAAAAGCCCCTCAGAAGATTGCAATAATGGACATCTTGTTGTCTCTTTTGGAGTTTGCTGCTTCATATAATTCATCATCAAACCTTAGAATGCGAATGCACCATATACCCCCGGAAAG GCCACCTTTAAATCTTCTTCGCCAGGAAATTGCAGGAACTTCTATTTATTTAGAAATCTTACATAAGTCAACCACAGTATCCGATAGCAAAAGCAGCGAATATGTAAATTCTAATGGTGTTCCCACTGAAAGAACATCAACAAATGATGCAAACCATGGTGAAGATGCAAATGCAGAAGAGAAGCTCAGGTGCTTTGCAGAAGAGAAATTAGTTTCTTTTTGTGGACAGGTTCTAAAAGAGGCTTCCGATCTCCAGCCTAGTACAGGGGAGGCTGCTAGTGCAGATGTACATCGTGTACTTGATTTAAGAGCTCCAGTTATTGTTAAG GTGCTCAAAGGAATGTGTCGTATGGATAACCAGATATTCAGGAAA